A single Filimonas effusa DNA region contains:
- a CDS encoding GNAT family N-acetyltransferase — protein sequence MALMLETSQLLIREFAITDAAFAFRLLNTPSWIRFIGDKGIYSISEAQDYIVQRFHKGYEETGYGAWLVLLKETNQPVGLCGLFQRTYLEHPDIGFAFLPQFEGKGYAYEATTATIAYAEEQLRLPCLLAITHDDNDRSVRLLERAGFAYKETMLPPDENKPLLVFRRALPGYVVQ from the coding sequence ATGGCCCTTATGCTGGAAACCAGTCAACTTCTGATCCGTGAGTTTGCTATAACTGATGCGGCATTTGCTTTCCGGTTGTTAAATACTCCTTCCTGGATCCGGTTTATCGGTGATAAGGGCATCTATTCTATCAGTGAAGCACAGGATTATATTGTACAGCGTTTTCATAAGGGATATGAAGAAACGGGTTATGGCGCCTGGCTTGTTTTGCTTAAGGAGACCAATCAGCCTGTTGGTTTATGCGGTTTGTTCCAGCGTACTTATCTTGAGCATCCCGATATAGGCTTTGCTTTTCTGCCGCAGTTTGAGGGGAAAGGTTATGCCTATGAAGCCACGACGGCTACTATTGCATATGCTGAGGAACAGTTGCGGCTTCCGTGTTTGCTGGCTATTACCCATGATGATAATGACCGTTCTGTGCGGCTGCTGGAAAGAGCTGGTTTCGCTTATAAAGAAACCATGTTGCCTCCCGATGAGAACAAGCCTTTACTGGTATTCAGAAGAGCGCTGCCCGGATATGTTGTTCAATGA
- a CDS encoding phytoene desaturase family protein: MQNKEYDAVVVGAGPNGLAAAITLQQQGLRVLIIEGKDTPGGGLRTAELTLPGFLHDICSAVHPLAPASPFFSQLPLQQYGLEYLQPAIAAAHPFDDGKVAVLQSSVQATAGMLGHDDDAYQRLLCPLVNNWQQLLPELLAPLHLPRHPMMLARFGVKGLTSASWLARKFRTKEARGLWAGMAAHSIQPLSNLATSAIAMVLLGAAHTGGWPFPRGGAIKIAEALTAHFIAMGGHIETGRYITSLKQLPSSHAVMLDVTPQQLLPIAGHRFSSLYRWQLKRYRYGAGVFKIDWALDAPIPFVSPECRQAGTLHLGNTLEEIAYAEKIIWQGRHAQKPFVLLSQPTVFDPTRAPEGKHTAWAYCHVPHGSTRDMTNAIEAQVERFAPGFRERILARHTFNTAQMEDYNPNYIGGDINGGVINLSQLFTRPALRSSPYRTSAKGIYICSSATPPGGGVHGMCGYHAAQKALKDIWNK, encoded by the coding sequence ATGCAAAATAAGGAATACGATGCAGTGGTAGTAGGTGCTGGCCCCAATGGGCTGGCAGCGGCGATCACACTTCAGCAGCAGGGACTTCGTGTATTGATAATAGAAGGCAAAGACACTCCAGGCGGCGGGCTGCGCACAGCAGAACTTACCCTCCCGGGTTTTCTGCACGACATCTGTTCCGCTGTTCATCCCCTGGCGCCGGCGTCTCCCTTTTTCAGCCAGCTGCCGTTGCAGCAATATGGACTGGAATATCTACAACCCGCCATAGCCGCCGCTCACCCTTTCGATGATGGTAAAGTAGCAGTACTGCAATCGTCTGTACAAGCCACAGCCGGTATGCTGGGCCACGACGACGACGCTTACCAGCGTCTCCTCTGTCCGCTGGTGAATAACTGGCAGCAGCTACTTCCCGAACTATTGGCGCCATTACATCTGCCCCGGCACCCGATGATGCTTGCCCGCTTCGGCGTTAAAGGACTAACCAGCGCTTCCTGGTTAGCACGAAAATTCCGGACCAAAGAAGCAAGAGGACTATGGGCCGGTATGGCTGCACATTCCATTCAACCCTTATCTAACCTTGCTACATCCGCCATCGCCATGGTACTGCTTGGTGCCGCCCACACCGGAGGCTGGCCTTTTCCACGCGGAGGCGCCATAAAAATTGCAGAAGCATTGACAGCTCATTTTATAGCAATGGGCGGACATATTGAAACAGGACGCTATATCACTTCATTAAAACAACTCCCCTCATCACACGCAGTAATGCTGGATGTCACGCCACAACAACTCCTGCCTATCGCAGGACACCGCTTTTCATCACTCTATCGATGGCAGCTAAAGCGTTACCGTTATGGAGCAGGTGTGTTTAAAATAGATTGGGCGCTCGACGCCCCTATCCCGTTCGTTTCACCCGAATGCCGGCAGGCAGGCACTTTACACCTCGGCAACACCCTGGAGGAAATAGCCTATGCCGAAAAGATCATCTGGCAGGGCCGGCATGCACAAAAACCATTCGTGCTGTTATCACAACCCACTGTCTTCGATCCCACCCGCGCCCCGGAAGGGAAACACACCGCCTGGGCCTATTGCCATGTGCCACATGGTTCCACCCGCGATATGACCAATGCCATAGAAGCACAGGTGGAACGGTTTGCCCCCGGCTTCCGCGAACGGATCTTAGCCCGCCATACCTTCAACACAGCCCAGATGGAAGACTATAACCCCAATTACATCGGCGGCGACATCAACGGCGGCGTAATAAACCTGTCACAACTCTTCACAAGACCGGCACTCCGAAGCTCCCCCTACCGCACATCGGCAAAAGGCATTTATATCTGCTCATCGGCCACCCCCCCCGGCGGCGGCGTACACGGCATGTGCGGCTACCACGCAGCCCAAAAAGCATTAAAGGACATCTGGAATAAATAA
- a CDS encoding acyl-CoA carboxylase subunit beta, whose translation MSLQFNRNEDWMRLLISEAKQQEAVIKLGGGKKAIEKQHERKKLTARERIEYLTDPNTVFTEIGLYAGLDMYPEHGGCPAGGTVAGLGYISGRQCVIVANDQTVKAGAWFPITGKKNLRLQEIAMENHLPVIYLVDSAGVYLPLQDEIFPDKEHFGRVFRNNAQMSAAGITQIAAVMGACVAGGAYLPIMSDETLMVEGNGSIFLAGPYLVKAAIGEDIDAETLGGAVTHTEKSGIADYRFPTEQACLDYIKKMVSRIGKPAEAGFDRVTPAAPAKDPATLYGIMSEGNSKPYDMLEIIERLVDKSDFDQFKKDYGKTILCGYARIDGWAVGIVANQRLVAKSAKGEMQMGGVIYNDSADKAARFILNCNQKKIPLIFLQDVTGFMVGSRSEHEGIIKDGAKLVNAVANSVVPKITIIVGNSFGAGNYAMCGKAYDPRFIYAWPSAKIAVMGGEQAAKTLLQIQVAGMKAKGQTVSSEEEQALLDKIKGSYQAQTTPYYAAARLWVDGIIDPLLTRQYISEGIKAANHNPVIPALQTGVFQV comes from the coding sequence ATGAGTCTACAATTTAACCGTAATGAAGACTGGATGCGCCTGCTGATCAGTGAAGCCAAACAACAGGAAGCAGTCATCAAACTCGGGGGCGGAAAAAAAGCCATTGAAAAGCAGCATGAACGTAAAAAACTGACTGCACGCGAAAGAATTGAATATTTAACAGATCCCAACACAGTATTTACCGAAATAGGTTTGTATGCCGGACTGGATATGTACCCTGAACACGGCGGCTGTCCCGCAGGCGGCACCGTAGCCGGACTGGGTTATATCAGCGGACGCCAGTGTGTCATTGTCGCCAATGACCAAACGGTGAAGGCCGGCGCCTGGTTCCCCATTACAGGTAAGAAAAACCTTCGCCTCCAGGAAATCGCGATGGAGAATCACCTGCCCGTAATTTACCTGGTAGACAGCGCAGGTGTATACCTCCCCCTGCAGGACGAGATCTTCCCCGACAAAGAGCATTTTGGCCGGGTGTTCCGGAACAACGCACAAATGAGCGCCGCAGGCATCACCCAGATCGCCGCAGTAATGGGAGCCTGTGTGGCAGGAGGCGCCTACCTCCCTATCATGAGCGATGAAACACTGATGGTAGAAGGCAACGGCAGTATATTCCTGGCAGGCCCCTACCTCGTGAAAGCCGCCATTGGCGAAGATATAGATGCAGAAACATTAGGCGGAGCAGTGACGCATACCGAAAAAAGCGGTATTGCCGATTATCGCTTTCCTACAGAACAAGCCTGCCTCGACTATATCAAAAAAATGGTAAGCCGCATCGGCAAACCAGCTGAAGCAGGATTCGACAGGGTAACACCTGCCGCACCCGCCAAAGACCCCGCTACATTATATGGCATTATGTCCGAAGGCAACAGCAAACCATATGATATGCTGGAGATCATAGAGCGGCTGGTAGACAAAAGCGACTTCGACCAGTTCAAAAAGGATTACGGCAAAACCATCCTCTGCGGCTACGCACGCATAGATGGCTGGGCAGTAGGCATTGTTGCCAACCAACGCCTTGTTGCCAAAAGCGCGAAAGGCGAAATGCAGATGGGAGGCGTTATCTATAACGATAGTGCCGACAAGGCAGCACGATTTATCCTCAACTGCAACCAGAAAAAAATACCCTTGATCTTCCTTCAGGATGTTACTGGTTTTATGGTGGGCAGCCGCAGCGAGCATGAAGGCATTATTAAAGATGGCGCCAAACTCGTTAACGCAGTGGCCAACAGTGTCGTTCCTAAGATCACCATTATAGTCGGCAACAGTTTTGGCGCCGGCAATTATGCCATGTGCGGTAAAGCCTATGACCCACGCTTTATATATGCATGGCCCAGTGCCAAAATAGCTGTTATGGGCGGAGAACAGGCAGCCAAAACACTATTGCAGATCCAGGTTGCCGGCATGAAAGCCAAGGGCCAAACCGTAAGCAGTGAAGAAGAACAAGCCCTGCTCGATAAAATAAAAGGCAGTTATCAGGCACAAACAACGCCTTATTATGCCGCCGCAAGGTTATGGGTAGATGGCATCATCGATCCCCTGCTCACCCGGCAATATATCAGCGAGGGTATAAAAGCTGCAAATCACAACCCCGTAATACCTGCATTACAAACAGGCGTTTTCCAGGTATAG
- the rnhA gene encoding ribonuclease HI has product MSEGHQLVIYTDGASRGNPGPGGYGAILMWGEKRKELSAGYRLTTNNRMELLAVIVALESLTRQNIPLTIFTDSQYVVNSIEKKWVDGWIKNDFKGGKKNKDLWIRYYKLAKNFSIRLKWVKGHADNPFNNRCDVLATQAADKGPLLIDEGYEREIALK; this is encoded by the coding sequence ATGTCAGAAGGGCATCAATTAGTTATTTATACAGATGGGGCTTCCCGGGGCAATCCGGGACCAGGCGGATACGGTGCCATACTCATGTGGGGCGAAAAAAGAAAGGAACTGTCAGCAGGCTACCGCCTGACAACCAATAACCGTATGGAACTCCTGGCGGTTATCGTTGCGCTCGAATCATTAACCAGGCAGAATATTCCACTCACCATCTTCACCGATAGCCAGTACGTAGTAAACAGTATCGAAAAGAAATGGGTAGACGGCTGGATCAAAAACGATTTCAAAGGCGGTAAAAAAAATAAGGATCTCTGGATACGCTATTACAAACTGGCAAAAAACTTTTCCATCCGCCTAAAATGGGTAAAAGGTCACGCCGACAATCCATTCAATAACCGCTGCGATGTCCTGGCTACCCAGGCAGCAGATAAGGGACCATTGCTTATCGACGAAGGATATGAAAGGGAAATAGCACTCAAATAG
- a CDS encoding FecR family protein → MSIKNTDYYSMPSLAHPDDWKAYERNAGLFNNRHVSKSFPGSKLLRHWKWFVGVGVVASVSSAGYYFRGEIYNKMNPVVMQEASTNTGQRKYIQLSDGSEVWLSPQSTLHYPEIFNREVREVTIEGEAFFRIKENPEHAFIVHSSQVNVKAPGSSFNIQAYSNQPYTAVTSVSGSATVAVKDTQLDAEPAIIKPNQCAIYVNDYQKIVTNNYSNADAHMQARRNGHYEFWGMPVSEVIKEVQRQRPVSVTLEGNYSDAKFYGEFRAQEPIEKILKRISDGVSGKLIAEGDAWVIKVKDGK, encoded by the coding sequence ATGAGCATTAAAAACACGGATTACTATTCCATGCCGTCATTGGCGCATCCTGACGACTGGAAGGCTTATGAGAGAAATGCGGGTTTATTTAATAACCGGCATGTGAGTAAATCATTTCCTGGTAGCAAATTGTTACGTCATTGGAAATGGTTTGTAGGTGTAGGCGTTGTAGCCTCCGTATCATCAGCAGGATATTATTTCCGCGGTGAGATCTATAACAAGATGAACCCTGTTGTAATGCAGGAAGCCAGCACCAACACCGGGCAGCGCAAATACATCCAGCTGTCCGATGGCAGCGAGGTATGGTTAAGTCCCCAAAGTACTTTACACTACCCCGAGATCTTTAACCGCGAGGTAAGGGAAGTGACTATTGAGGGCGAAGCTTTCTTCCGCATCAAAGAGAATCCCGAACACGCTTTTATTGTACATAGCAGCCAGGTGAACGTTAAAGCGCCCGGCAGCAGCTTTAACATACAAGCCTACAGCAATCAACCTTATACCGCCGTCACCTCAGTCAGCGGATCGGCCACGGTTGCAGTAAAAGATACGCAGCTAGATGCAGAGCCTGCCATCATCAAGCCCAATCAGTGCGCAATATATGTAAACGACTACCAGAAGATAGTTACCAACAACTACTCCAATGCCGATGCACATATGCAGGCAAGACGTAATGGTCACTATGAGTTCTGGGGTATGCCCGTTTCAGAAGTGATTAAGGAAGTTCAAAGGCAGCGCCCCGTAAGTGTAACACTGGAAGGCAACTACAGCGATGCCAAATTTTATGGCGAATTCAGAGCACAGGAACCAATAGAAAAGATCCTGAAACGGATCAGCGATGGCGTCAGCGGCAAGCTGATTGCCGAAGGAGACGCCTGGGTTATCAAAGTCAAAGACGGCAAATAA
- a CDS encoding carboxypeptidase regulatory-like domain-containing protein yields the protein MNNRYRRRLVLTMISFIAIGTMVALASVHSRLSSYKIKGVITKDGANTPIAKAYIVAVSGEEETLSAVDGSFSLTTSQALPAVIVVQHPDFQTEKIEVRDPSEPFKICLKLR from the coding sequence ATGAATAACAGGTACCGGAGGCGTTTGGTTTTAACCATGATATCTTTCATAGCAATAGGCACAATGGTGGCGCTAGCCTCCGTGCATTCACGCCTTAGTTCCTACAAGATAAAAGGCGTGATCACAAAGGATGGCGCTAACACCCCTATAGCCAAAGCTTATATCGTAGCTGTTTCCGGTGAAGAAGAAACCTTGTCGGCTGTTGATGGCAGTTTTAGTCTTACTACCTCACAGGCTTTGCCTGCGGTGATAGTGGTACAGCATCCCGATTTTCAAACAGAGAAAATTGAAGTACGTGATCCATCGGAACCTTTCAAGATCTGTCTGAAGTTGAGGTAG
- a CDS encoding tetratricopeptide repeat protein, protein MKPKSAFLYLLLIAIVTFVTYVNHFDNSFHFDDSHTIENNLNIRSLKNIPGFFSDGTTMSTLPSNQSYRPLLVTTLAIDFFLGGSATPQPFMFHVTSFVIFLSLGFLCYMLFLYFLQQSLPGNWSRGVALFVTAWFLLHPANAETVNYIIARSDLLSAFFIVAAFVLYIYHPAWRKSYLYVLPVLLGLLVKEQTVMFVPLFFLYKFFFEENLSLTNCWKQWRKVTEIIKSILFPVAVITIFFLIILKVLTPQTWRPGGTDLWKYILTQPFVIFHYCCNFILPVGLVVDTDWKVVGSYTDYRVLTGLLFIALLVFLIVITSRRQSTRPIAFGIAWFLLALAPTSLMPLAEVLNDHRTFFPYIGLFIAMAVFIRNMLTSFFADENAGRRKLVVVVAVFFLAANAWGTWQRNQVWDSDISLWKEATIKAAGNGRAWMNYGVALMAKADFNGAESCFIKTTQLWPAYPLPYTNLGILKQYTGKPDEAEANFSRALAMDPHTPANYSFYAKFLTSRNRFSEADALIAKGLAISPGLEDLQQLRIQNDAARKAQGANSDSGADTPESLINASLNYYNGGDYLKCIEAAQKALVLRPGYDLAYVNICAAYNRLQQYDKAIAAGEKGLQFNKSNRLLKGNLAEAYAGKASMK, encoded by the coding sequence ATGAAACCGAAGTCTGCTTTCCTTTATTTACTGCTTATAGCTATCGTTACATTTGTTACCTATGTCAATCATTTTGACAACAGTTTTCATTTCGATGATAGCCACACCATCGAAAATAACCTGAATATCAGGAGCCTCAAAAACATCCCTGGCTTCTTTTCCGATGGGACTACAATGAGCACTTTGCCTTCCAATCAATCGTACAGGCCGCTGCTCGTTACAACGCTGGCTATTGATTTCTTCCTTGGTGGCAGTGCCACGCCGCAGCCCTTTATGTTTCACGTTACCAGCTTTGTCATCTTTCTTTCGCTGGGTTTTCTGTGTTACATGCTTTTTCTTTATTTCCTGCAACAAAGCCTGCCAGGCAATTGGAGCAGGGGAGTGGCGCTTTTTGTGACAGCGTGGTTTCTTTTACACCCTGCCAATGCCGAAACGGTCAATTATATCATAGCACGTTCTGATCTTCTCTCGGCTTTCTTTATAGTAGCTGCTTTTGTACTTTACATTTATCACCCGGCCTGGCGTAAATCTTACCTGTATGTATTACCTGTGTTGTTGGGGCTGCTGGTAAAAGAACAAACGGTGATGTTCGTGCCATTGTTTTTCCTTTATAAATTTTTCTTTGAAGAAAACCTTTCTCTCACCAACTGTTGGAAGCAATGGAGAAAAGTAACGGAGATCATTAAGTCGATACTTTTCCCTGTTGCCGTTATTACCATCTTTTTCCTCATCATTCTGAAAGTGCTTACACCGCAAACGTGGCGGCCTGGCGGAACCGATCTATGGAAATACATTCTCACACAGCCTTTTGTTATCTTCCATTACTGCTGCAACTTTATCCTGCCTGTTGGACTTGTTGTTGATACCGATTGGAAAGTAGTGGGTTCTTATACTGATTACAGAGTTTTAACGGGATTGCTATTCATAGCCTTGCTGGTTTTCCTGATAGTTATTACTTCCCGCAGACAGTCGACCCGCCCAATTGCGTTCGGTATCGCCTGGTTTCTGCTGGCCCTGGCGCCTACCAGCCTGATGCCGCTGGCAGAGGTCTTAAATGATCACCGCACCTTCTTTCCTTATATTGGTTTGTTTATCGCAATGGCGGTGTTCATCCGTAATATGCTCACTTCTTTCTTTGCAGATGAAAATGCCGGCCGCAGGAAGCTGGTGGTAGTTGTTGCAGTATTTTTCCTGGCAGCAAATGCCTGGGGTACCTGGCAGCGCAACCAGGTATGGGATTCGGATATCTCGCTCTGGAAAGAAGCCACTATAAAAGCAGCGGGAAACGGCAGGGCCTGGATGAACTATGGTGTTGCGCTCATGGCCAAAGCCGATTTCAATGGTGCGGAGTCCTGTTTTATTAAAACAACGCAGTTATGGCCGGCCTATCCACTACCTTATACCAATCTGGGCATTTTAAAGCAATATACAGGCAAACCTGACGAAGCTGAAGCAAACTTCTCCAGGGCGCTTGCTATGGATCCGCATACTCCTGCAAATTATTCCTTCTATGCCAAGTTCCTCACGAGCAGGAACAGGTTTAGTGAAGCTGATGCGCTTATTGCCAAAGGTTTGGCAATAAGTCCTGGCCTGGAAGATCTCCAGCAGCTCCGCATCCAGAATGATGCCGCCCGCAAAGCGCAGGGAGCCAATAGTGATTCGGGCGCCGATACCCCGGAATCGCTGATCAATGCCAGTCTTAATTACTATAATGGGGGAGATTACCTAAAATGCATCGAGGCTGCTCAAAAGGCTCTTGTATTGCGTCCTGGTTATGATCTGGCCTATGTGAACATATGTGCAGCCTATAACAGGTTACAACAATATGATAAGGCTATAGCGGCGGGTGAAAAAGGACTGCAGTTCAATAAAAGTAATCGCCTGTTAAAAGGAAATCTTGCTGAAGCATATGCAGGTAAGGCCAGCATGAAATAA
- the ygiD gene encoding 4,5-DOPA-extradiol-dioxygenase — translation MKLKELGNMTAHLSHTEKMPVLFLGHGNPMNAIEENSFVTGFRDISKEIPRPSAILCISAHWETRGSFVTAMEKPKTIHDFGGFPKALFDVQYPAPGSPELAQQTKNIVTKTEIGLDDSHWGLDHGCWSVVKHLYPSADIPVIQLSLDYTQPALYHYELAKQLAPLREKGVLVVGSGNMVHNLRMAAWDKMETPGFGYDWALTAREKMKKLILESDHQSLIQFKSLGKEFDLSIPTPEHFLPLLYTLALQDKNEQASFFNDEVIAGSLTMTSVKIA, via the coding sequence ATGAAATTAAAAGAACTGGGCAACATGACGGCCCACCTGTCACATACAGAAAAAATGCCGGTGCTGTTCCTGGGGCATGGCAACCCCATGAACGCAATTGAAGAAAACAGCTTTGTTACAGGCTTTAGAGATATCAGTAAAGAGATACCCAGGCCATCAGCTATCCTGTGTATTTCAGCCCACTGGGAAACAAGGGGCAGCTTTGTAACTGCTATGGAAAAACCAAAGACCATTCATGACTTTGGTGGTTTTCCCAAAGCCTTGTTCGACGTGCAATATCCCGCACCAGGGAGTCCTGAACTGGCACAACAAACCAAAAATATTGTCACTAAAACGGAGATAGGCCTTGATGACAGTCACTGGGGACTTGATCATGGCTGCTGGAGTGTTGTAAAGCACCTCTATCCCAGTGCTGATATTCCCGTTATACAATTGAGCCTCGATTATACACAGCCCGCATTGTACCACTATGAACTGGCGAAACAACTGGCTCCCCTCCGCGAAAAGGGAGTACTTGTGGTTGGCAGCGGTAACATGGTTCATAACCTGCGCATGGCTGCCTGGGATAAAATGGAAACACCGGGCTTTGGATACGATTGGGCGCTTACTGCGCGCGAAAAAATGAAAAAGCTTATTCTTGAAAGCGACCATCAATCACTCATTCAATTCAAGTCGCTGGGCAAAGAATTTGATCTTTCTATTCCTACGCCAGAGCATTTCCTGCCATTGCTATACACCCTGGCGCTCCAGGATAAGAACGAGCAGGCAAGCTTTTTCAACGATGAGGTGATCGCCGGATCTTTGACAATGACATCCGTGAAAATTGCTTAA
- a CDS encoding helix-turn-helix domain-containing protein codes for MNELFKIFNLDAAAVKEIETAPNNPHRHDYEELIIGVSGQLEHFIDFGSKTIPAPLVSFVTQGKVHRAKPQTRNGKCNMWVIRFKSEFIPETIFQLYSFYHESANLSFRNNNGFRRLVQLCKMMFGEMQQPGADLAVVRQLLSTLFVMIESESKKMQLPEAGNRKTQSVTFKNFLQILEENFRRPEGVEFYAEKLFMSSRNLNLICQNILQQSVSEIIETRKLIEAKNLLITTDKTISEIGFELGYNEKSYFTNVFRKKAGQTPSDFRNEMRKLVS; via the coding sequence GTGAATGAATTGTTTAAGATATTTAATCTCGATGCGGCGGCAGTAAAAGAAATTGAAACAGCTCCCAATAATCCGCATCGGCACGACTATGAAGAACTGATCATTGGCGTCTCCGGTCAGCTTGAGCACTTTATAGATTTCGGCTCCAAAACAATACCGGCGCCCCTTGTAAGTTTTGTGACACAGGGAAAGGTACACCGCGCCAAACCCCAGACCCGTAACGGAAAGTGTAATATGTGGGTGATTCGTTTTAAGAGCGAATTCATTCCCGAAACCATCTTCCAGCTTTATTCTTTTTATCATGAGAGTGCCAACCTCTCTTTCCGTAACAACAACGGCTTTCGTCGTCTGGTACAGCTTTGCAAAATGATGTTCGGGGAAATGCAGCAGCCAGGTGCTGACCTTGCCGTTGTTCGCCAGTTGCTCAGCACCTTGTTTGTTATGATTGAATCAGAAAGCAAGAAGATGCAGCTGCCTGAAGCCGGTAACCGGAAAACACAAAGCGTTACATTTAAAAACTTCCTACAGATCCTTGAGGAGAATTTCCGCCGTCCGGAAGGGGTGGAGTTCTATGCCGAAAAGCTATTTATGAGCAGCCGCAATCTTAATCTTATTTGCCAGAATATACTCCAGCAAAGTGTTTCGGAAATCATTGAAACGCGAAAGCTCATTGAAGCCAAAAACCTTCTTATAACCACCGATAAAACCATCTCCGAGATAGGTTTTGAATTAGGTTACAACGAAAAGTCTTATTTCACAAATGTGTTTCGCAAAAAAGCAGGTCAAACGCCTTCTGACTTCAGGAATGAGATGCGAAAACTGGTTTCCTGA
- a CDS encoding DUF2721 domain-containing protein, giving the protein MEITITTPILLFPALSLILLAYTEKFLRLGLRSRVLKKQYEENKSAHIIEQIENLRKRLHLIRNMQAFGTGSFFLCICSIFLLFIGESYIAQYTFWFGMVFMMIALFLGFREITLSAAALKLALDDEEDAFKTF; this is encoded by the coding sequence ATGGAAATAACCATCACTACTCCCATTTTGCTTTTTCCTGCGTTGTCACTTATCCTGCTGGCATATACCGAAAAGTTCCTTCGGCTGGGACTGCGCTCGCGCGTATTAAAAAAGCAGTATGAAGAAAACAAGTCTGCGCATATCATAGAGCAGATTGAAAACCTCCGTAAAAGGCTACACCTTATCCGTAATATGCAGGCATTTGGTACGGGCAGTTTCTTCCTTTGCATCTGCAGTATCTTTCTCCTGTTTATCGGTGAAAGTTATATTGCCCAATACACATTCTGGTTTGGGATGGTGTTCATGATGATAGCCCTCTTCCTCGGGTTCCGTGAAATAACCCTTTCCGCGGCAGCGCTTAAACTGGCTCTCGACGATGAAGAAGATGCTTTCAAAACATTCTAG
- a CDS encoding DUF2721 domain-containing protein, with amino-acid sequence MELSLTTPALLFPAISLLLLAYTNRFLALANLIRSLKSQYAQNRNPNLLGQISNLRKRIILVRNMQACAIMGFLICVLSMWLLYNEEMLIAKYAFGASLLLLMISLVLSFWETQISVHALEIELSDLEEIILGDKAKK; translated from the coding sequence ATGGAATTATCGCTCACTACCCCGGCCCTGTTATTCCCGGCAATATCCCTGCTGCTGCTGGCTTACACAAACAGGTTCCTGGCGCTCGCCAATCTTATCCGCAGCCTTAAAAGTCAATATGCCCAGAACCGTAATCCCAATCTCCTGGGGCAAATTTCCAACCTGCGTAAACGTATCATACTTGTCAGGAACATGCAGGCCTGTGCTATCATGGGATTCCTGATCTGCGTATTGTCGATGTGGCTGCTGTACAACGAAGAGATGCTTATTGCAAAATATGCATTTGGCGCCAGCCTCCTGTTACTCATGATCTCCCTGGTGTTATCGTTCTGGGAAACACAGATATCCGTACATGCGCTCGAAATAGAACTCAGTGACCTCGAAGAGATCATTCTTGGCGACAAAGCAAAAAAATAA